The Faecalibacterium sp. I3-3-89 sequence GCGAGCAGCCCTTAACTCGTTGCGGGGAGAGTGGAGTCCAGAGGTAGGGAGGGGGGAGTCGAAACACCCCTCCCTGCCTCTGGCCCGCGCGGAGCGCAAGCCACTTGACCGCAAGAAAAAACATCCCCCGCGCCACAAGCGCGCGATCCCACTTAAAGAAAACTTAGCCCTGCTGCAACAGGCATCGCGTTCCAGCAAATCCAGCAAATAGCGAAAATGCATGGATTTGATGATACAAGAAGTATAAGGAGGCCCACTATGTCCAACATCGTCATCATTGGTTCCGGCCCGGCGGGAGTATCTGCTGCGCTGTATACCGCCCGCGCCGGGGTGGACACCACCGTCCTCACCCGGGGGCCGGGTGCGCTCGACCGCGCCGAGGGGATCCAGAATTACTACGGCTTCGCCGCTCCCATCTCCGGTGCCGAGCTGGAGCGGCAGGGCATCGAGGGGGCCAAGGCGGTGGGCGTTAAGTTCGTCACCACCGAAGCCGTGGGCCTGACCTATACCGATAAACTCACGGTGGAGACGCTCGACGGAGATTACCCGGCGGATGCTGTCATCCTCGCCACCGGTGCAGCCCGGGCCGTGCCCCGCATCCCGGGGCTGGCGGGTCTTGAGGGCCACGGCGTCAGCTACTGTGCCACCTGTGACGCCTTTTTCTATCGCGGCAGGGATGTGGCGGTAGTGGGCAGCGGCGAATACGCTCTCCACGAGGTGCAGGCCCTTCTTCCGGTGGCGTCCAGCGTCACCCTCCTGCTGAACGGTGCGCCGCCGGCGGCCCAGTTCCCGCCGGAAGTGACCGTCCGGCCCGAAAAGATCGACGCTGTCCTCGGCGAGCAGAAAGTCACCGGCGTCCAGCTGGCGGGCGGCGAGGTCGTGGAGCTGGCGGGTGTGTTCATCGCGCTGGGCGTTGCGGGCAGCACGGCGCTGGCCCGGAAGATCGGTGCAGCGGTGGAAAATAACCGCATCGTCACCGACGGGAAGATGCAGACCACTGTTCCCGGCCTCTACGCCGCCGGAGACTGTACCGGCGGGCTTTTGCAGGTGGCAAAGGCCGTCTATGAGGGCGCGCTGGCAGGCACCGAAGCCGCCAAGGCCCTGCGAAAGGAGTGAGCCAAGATGCCGGAAGTTCTCCCCATCCCCCGATGCGGTGAGCACCGCCAGTGCCTCGCCTGCGCCTTCCCCTTCTGGGACAAGCTGACCGCTGACCAGCAGGAGCTGCTCTGCCGCGCCACCCGGCCTGTGCGTTACCGCAGGGGTGAGCGCGTCCACAGTCCGGTGGAGAACTGCGTGGGCATCCTGCTGCTGCGCACCGGCCAGTTCCGGGCCTACCTGCTCTCCGACGATGGCCGGGATGTGACCCTCTACCGCCTCTTCGGCGGCG is a genomic window containing:
- a CDS encoding NAD(P)/FAD-dependent oxidoreductase, giving the protein MSNIVIIGSGPAGVSAALYTARAGVDTTVLTRGPGALDRAEGIQNYYGFAAPISGAELERQGIEGAKAVGVKFVTTEAVGLTYTDKLTVETLDGDYPADAVILATGAARAVPRIPGLAGLEGHGVSYCATCDAFFYRGRDVAVVGSGEYALHEVQALLPVASSVTLLLNGAPPAAQFPPEVTVRPEKIDAVLGEQKVTGVQLAGGEVVELAGVFIALGVAGSTALARKIGAAVENNRIVTDGKMQTTVPGLYAAGDCTGGLLQVAKAVYEGALAGTEAAKALRKE